From the genome of Acidihalobacter aeolianus:
GTCGATGCCCACGGTGCCGTAGACCTGGCGCTTGGCGGCCGCCACGTAGATATTCCCTGGCCCCACGATCTTGTCGACCGCGGGCACGGTTTCGGTACCGTAGGCCAGCGCGGCAACGGCCTGCGCGCCGCCGATGGTAAAGACGCGATCGACGCCTGCGACGGCCGCCGCAGCGAGCACCAGTTCGTTGAACTCGCCGCCCGGGGCCGGCACCACCATGATCAGTTCGCCCACCCCGGCCACCTTCGCCGGAACGGCGTTCATCAGCACGGAGGAGGGATAGGCCGCCTTGCCGCCGGGGACATAGAGGCCGACCCGGTCGAGCGGGCTGACCTGTTGGCCGAGCACCGTGCCATCGGCTTCGGTGTATTCCCAGGACTCCAGTCGCTGGCGTTCGGCATAGGCCCGGATGCGCTCGGCAGCCAGATGCAAGGCTTCGCGCTGTGCCGACGGCAGGCTATCCAGCGCCTGTGCCAGACGCTCTGCAGGCACCTCGAGATCGCTGCCGCGATCCAGCACCAGGCGATCGAAACGGGCCGTGTATTCGAGCAAGGCGGCATCGCCGCGTTCACGCACGGCGCCGAGTATCTCGTTGACGATGGAGATAACGCCTTCGTCGGCCACGCTTTCCCAGGTCAGCAGCGCGTCCAGACGCGAAGCGAATTCGGCATCTCGGCTGTCGAGTCGATGGATTTCGGGCATATCGAAACCTCGCTTTGGGTAGTACCGGCCGAAACCGCGTTCAGCCGAGCTGCTGTTGTCGGCGATGGGACTTCCTGCGCATGGCGACCGATTCCGCCAGTTCACACAGCGTTTGCTCCGTCGAATCCCAGCCTAGGCAAGCATCGGTGATGCTCTGGCCATAGGTCAGCTCCTGGCCGGGCACGACGTCCTGCCGGCCCGCAACCAGATGGCTTTCGATCATTACGCCCATGATCGCCTCGCTGCCACTGGCAATCTGCTCGCCTAGCGTGCGGGCGACCTCGACCTGACGTTCGGCCTGCTT
Proteins encoded in this window:
- the hisD gene encoding histidinol dehydrogenase, with translation MPEIHRLDSRDAEFASRLDALLTWESVADEGVISIVNEILGAVRERGDAALLEYTARFDRLVLDRGSDLEVPAERLAQALDSLPSAQREALHLAAERIRAYAERQRLESWEYTEADGTVLGQQVSPLDRVGLYVPGGKAAYPSSVLMNAVPAKVAGVGELIMVVPAPGGEFNELVLAAAAVAGVDRVFTIGGAQAVAALAYGTETVPAVDKIVGPGNIYVAAAKRQVYGTVGIDMIAGPSEILIVCDGQTDPDWIAVDLFSQAEHDEDAQAIMLCPDADYIDRVAAAMDELLAEMPRADIIRTSLRVRGALIRVRDMDEAVALANHIAPEHLELSVAEPDALAARIHHAGAMFLGRYTAEALGDYCAGPNHVLPTSRTARFSSPLGVYDFQKRASIIRCSAEGAGVLGQTASVLARGEGLIAHARSAEYRLSDQKD